From the genome of Miscanthus floridulus cultivar M001 chromosome 10, ASM1932011v1, whole genome shotgun sequence, one region includes:
- the LOC136489422 gene encoding BTB/POZ and MATH domain-containing protein 1-like, whose translation MERSVFGGGGVAQSYSVSASAIVAQTVKGSHVLKIDGYSRVKASAGSGKFISSGEFVVGGITWDIRYYPNGCTPKTSGWIGIVLHLKHNHATGVEASYAFSLLDGAGEPVPSYSSGKGTARTFKCADTGFGCRRFIMRKALEGSAYLKDDCFSVRCDVTVSTTAVRIPRSVAVPPPDMHQHIGRLLESQVGTDVTFQVGEETFAAHRLVLAARSPVFMAQLFGPMKERSTGHVRIDDMDPRVFRAMLHFIYTDSLPDMDSGDDAPAMAQHLLVAADRYDLERLKLTCEDRLCDYINSGTAATTLVLAEKHASRGLKEACFEFLKSPGNLKATMDCDEFQHLTNSCPSLLSELLANVAP comes from the coding sequence ATGGAGAGATCTGtttttggcggcggcggcgtggcgcagAGCTACAGCGTCAGCGCGTCCGCCATCGTCGCCCAGACCGTGAAGGGGTCGCACGTCCTCAAGATTGATGGGTACTCCCGGGTCAAGGCATCGGCTGGCAGCGGCAAATTCATCAGCTCTGGTGAGTTCGTCGTCGGCGGGATTACTTGGGACATCAGGTACTACCCTAATGGATGCACCCCAAAGACCTCTGGATGGATAGGCATCGTCCTGCACCTCAAGCACAACCATGCCACGGGCGTCGAGGCAAGCTACGCGTTCAGCTTGCTCGACGGCGCCGGCGAGCCAGTCCCGTCGTATTCCTCTGGCAAGGGCACGGCACGCACTTTCAAGTGCGCAGACACCGGATTTGGGTGCCGAAGGTTCATCATGCGGAAGGCCCTGGAGGGATCAGCCTATCTCAAGGACGACTGTTTCAGCGTCAGATGCGACGTCACCGTCTCCACGACAGCAGTCCGCATCCCGCGGTCCGTTGCCGTGCCGCCACCAGACATGCACCAGCACATTGGCCGCCTCCTCGAGTCCCAGGTGGGAACGGACGTCACGTTCCAGGTCGGCGAGGAGACCTTCGCCGCACACCGGCTCGTGCTCGCCGCTCGGTCGCCGGTGTTCATGGCGCAGCTGTTTGGCCCGATGAAGGAAAGGAGCACGGGCCACGTACGGATTGATGACATGGACCCAAGAGTGTTCAGGGCCATGCTGCACTTCATCTACACAGACTCGCTGCCTGACATGGACAGCGGCGACGACGCGCCGGCCATGGCtcagcatcttcttgttgcagcGGATAGATACGACCTGGAGAGGCTGAAGCTCACCTGCGAGGACAGGCTTTGCGACTACATTAACAGTGGCACGGCTGCAACTACTTTGGTGCTTGCGGAGAAGCATGCCTCCAGAGGGCTCAAGGAGGCGTGCTTCGAGTTTCTCAAGTCTCCGGGCAATCTAAAGGCGACCATGGATTGTGATGAGTTTCAGCATCTGACGAACAGTTGCCCCTCCCTTCTCAGCGAGCTGCTCGCCAACGTTGCACCCTGA
- the LOC136489424 gene encoding BTB/POZ and MATH domain-containing protein 2-like encodes MAHSVSASGIVAQVVKGSHVQKIDGYSRIKGLGNDRFITFDPFDVDGHPWVISLLDCVGVPSYRSRHDTVRTFNQEDGWGCAKFIKRKTLEESDYLKDDCFRVRCDVNVWTAVRTGSIPQVVTVPPSGMHQHMGRLLESQVGTDVTFQVGEETFAAHRPVLAARSPVFMAQLFGQVKDTTTSHVRIDDVDPRVFRAMLHFVYTDSLPEMDSSDEPAVAQHLIVAVDKYGMERLKLICEDRLCDYINTGTAATTLELAEQYGFRGLKEVCFKFLKTPGNLKAIMDSDEFQRLTTRCPSLLCELLANVAP; translated from the exons ATGGCGCACAGCGTCAGCGCGTCCGGCATCGTCGCCCAGGTCGTCAAGGGGTCGCACGTGCAGAAGATCGATGGGTACTCCCGGATCAAGGGACTCGGCAACGACAGATTCATCACATTCGACCCGTTCGACGTCGACGGGCATCCTTGGGTCATCAG TTTGCTCGATTGCGTCGGAGTCCCGTCGTATCGTTCTCGCCACGACACGGTTCGCACTTTCAACCAAGAAGACGGATGGGGATGTGCAAAATTCATCAAGAGGAAGACCCTAGAGGAATCAGACTATCTCAAGGACGATTGCTTCAGAGTCAGATGCGACGTCAACGTCTGGACGGCGGTCCGCACCGGCAGCATCCCGCAGGTTGTCACCGTGCCACCATCAGGCATGCACCAGCATATGGGCCGCCTCCTCGAGTCCCAGGTGGGAACGGACGTCACGTTCCAGGTCGGCGAGGAGACCTTCGCCGCGCACCGGCCCGTGCTCGCCGCTCGGTCGCCGGTGTTCATGGCGCAGCTCTTTGGCCAGGTGAAGGACACGACCACGAGCCACGTACGCATCGATGACGTCGACCCGAGAGTGTTCAGGGCCATGCTGCACTTTGTCTACACGGATTCGCTACCGGAGATGGACAGCAGCGACGAGCCGGCCGTGGCTCAGCATCTGATTGTGGCGGTGGATAAGTACGGCATGGAGAGGCTGAAGCTCATCTGCGAGGACCGTCTTTGCGACTACATTAACACCGGCACGGCAGCGACTACACTGGAACTTGCGGAGCAGTATGGCTTCAGAGGGCTGAAAGAGGTGTGCTTCAAGTTTCTCAAGACTCCCGGCAATCTAAAGGCGATCATGGATAGTGACGAGTTTCAGCGTCTGACAACCAGGTGCCCTTCCCTTCTTTGCGAGCTGCTCGCCAACGTGGCACCCTGA
- the LOC136489423 gene encoding zinc finger BED domain-containing protein RICESLEEPER 2-like, protein MARDDSDGRRRPAAVPTSSSRPTAAPGLRRCRSADSQLLRAPSTSPASLSRLRPVAMPPRPPSEERVEAALSAYHEESKRLRELPGEDEDDDMGDEEVEELFGRGSGGGAGDPIDVEGGDGAEDQGGKQDENADDQVSRPCTSDVWLDFKKLFKMGPKGKKVRYGAVCIHCKKQYSGRSAIGTGHLRCHRDKCAVRREKTRSFSQSQISFNPDGSMRNWDYCPMRACTELCRLLARVDVPISFGESAAFEEYICNAHNPKFQAVSTQTTTRDLAKMFSDRKAKLVELLASDSVNCVCLTSDIWSGKAKEDYLSVVAHYINPDWQLEKRVLGLVLIDCSHNGQNIADRVASVLGDYGVAEKVFAVTLDNASSNVSAMQKLRPVLSKYLGLEVLVEDPRHPEPESAVSTMFLHQRCACHIINLIVKEALNYLKSLIDVFRTAISFLNSSNQRIAAYKRLCIAAGVRPRKFQLDMDVRWNSTYLMLKTLLPHKDPFTTFIHANYPRGENSELLLTEEHRAVAEKVFVFLELFYDATVALSGVYYPTSPLMLHYLVKIAIHLNNYSNDIHLRNVIQPIIDKYNKYWRDIPLLYSFAFILDPRAKMKGFAKVLRKLMNLTSTDYSAYQVGTRARLTNVFNKYEEKYGAVRLRRTVPQNLSGKKRSAWDEIYDDDTPSPSGGGTSLLHSSLNLSRDTSATALLHAATSTASNASELVSYLDCDTISQLDDSFDILKWWHEHKLIYPVLSIMAKDVLTVPVSTISSESTFSMTGRIIEERRRRLKLETVEWLTCVQDWELAEARLQHNVEDSELEETFEELYLD, encoded by the exons ATGGCGCGGGACGACTCCGACGGGCGACGGCGACCCGCCGCCgtccccacctcttcttctcgccCTACGGCAGCTCCGGGGCTCCGAAGATGCAG ATCCGCTGATTCGCAGCTGCTCCGAGCTCCGTCTACGTCACCGGCGTCGTTGAG CCGTTTGAGGCCAGTGGCGATGCCTCCCCGGCCCCCCTCTGAAGAGAGAGTCGAGGCTGCCTTGTCTGCGTACCATGAGGAGTCCAAGAGGTTGCGCGAGCTCCCTGGagaagacgaagacgacgacatgGGCGACGAGGAGGTAGAAGAGCTCTTCGGCCGTGGATCTGGAGGTGGAGCCGGTGATCCAATCGACGTTGAAGGTGGTGATGGAGCAGAGGACCAAGGCGGCAAACAAGATGAGAACGCCGACGACCAGGTATCACGTCCCTGTACCTCTGATGTGTGGCTTGACTTCAAGAAGCTGTTCAAGATGGGTCCCAAAGGTAAGAAGGTCAGGTATGGCGCTGTCTGCATCCATTGCAAAAAGCAGTATTCTGGTAGATCTGCAATTGGCACTGGCCACCTCCGTTGTCACAGGGATAAATGTGCTGTTAGGCGAGAGAAAACTAGGAGCTTTAGTCAGTCTCAGATCTCttttaatcctgatggttctATGCGTAATTGGGATTACTGTCCTATGCGTGCTTGTACTGAACTTTGTCGATTGCTTGCTAGGGTAGATGTTCCTATAAGCTTTGGTGAATCTGCTGCATTTGAGGAATACATCTGTAATGCTCATAATCCTAAGTTTCAGGCTGTCTCTACACAAACCACCACTAGAGACTTAGCCAAAATGTTTTCTGATAGAAAGGCTAAGCTTGTTGAGCTACTTGCTTCTGATTCTGTTAATTGTGTGTGCCTAACCTCTGATATATGGTCTGGCAAAGCCAAAGAGGACTaccttagtgttgttgctcattacaTAAACCCTGATTGGCAACTAGAGAAGAGGGTGCTTGGTCTTGTGCTTATTGATTGTTCCCATAATGGACAAAACATTGCTGATAGAGTTGCATCTGTTCTTGGTGATTATGGTGTTGCTGAAAAAGTGTTTGCTGTTACTTTGGACAATGCTTCATCTAATGTTTCTGCCATGCAAAAACTTAGACCTGTTTTGTCTAAATATCTTGGTCTTGAGGTACTTGTAGAGGATCCAAGGCATCCTGAACCTGAATCTGCTGTTAGTACTATGTTCTTGCATCAGCGTTGTGCATGCCATATAATCAACCTGATTGTCAAGGAGGCACTTAATTATCTTAAATCTTTGATTGATGTTTTTAGAACTGCAATATCATTTTTAAACTCATCTAATCAGAGGATTGCAGCATACAAAAGACTTTGCATTGCAGCGGGTGTTAGGCCTAGAAAGTTTCAGTTGGACATGGATGTAAGGTGGAACTCTACATATCTAATGCTTAAGACTTTGCTTCCTCACAAAGATCCTTTCACTACTTTCATACATGCCAATTATCCTAGAGGTGAGAATAGTGAGTTGCTTCTAACTGAAGAACATCGGGCTGTTGCTGaaaaagtatttgtgtttcttgaacTGTTCTATGATGCTACTGTTGCAttgtctggtgtttactatcctacATCTCCACTTATGCTTCATTATCTGgttaagattgctatacacctGAATAATTATAGTAATGACATTCACCTGAGAAATGTGATTCAACCTATAAtagacaaatataataaatattGGAGGGACATACCTTTGCTCTATTCTTTTGCATTCATCTTGGACCCTAGAGCTAAAATGAAGGGTTTTGCAAAAGTGCTGAGGAAGTTGATGAACCTTACCAGTACAGATTACAGTGCTTACCAGGTTGGCACTAGAGCTAGGCTTACTAATGTTTTCAATAAGTATGAGGAGAAATATGGAGCTGTTAGGTTGAGGAGGACTGTCCCTCAAAACTTGTCTGGTAAGAAAAGGTCTGCTTGGGatgaaatttatgatgatgatacACCTAGTCCTTCTGGTGGGGGTACTTCACTACTGCATTCCTCTCTTAATCTGTCTAGAGATACATCTGCTACTGCTTTGCTGCATGCTGCTACTTCTACAGCTTCTAATGCTTCTGAACTTGTCTCATACTTGGATTGTGACACTATTAGCCAGTTGGATGATTCATTTGACATCTTGAAATGGTGGCATGAGCACAAACTGATATATCCAGTGTTGTCCATCATGGCTAAAGATGTTTTAACTGTTCCTGTGTCTACCATATCTTCAGAATCTACGTTTAGTATGACTGGTAGGATCATCGAGgagcggcggaggaggctgaaGCTGGAGACGGTGGAGTGGCTCACCTGCGTCCAGGATTGGGAGTTGGCGGAGGCAAGGCTACAGCACAATGTGGAGGACTCGGAGCTAGAGGAAACATTTGAAGAGCTTTATCTTGATTAG